From the genome of Papaver somniferum cultivar HN1 chromosome 2, ASM357369v1, whole genome shotgun sequence, one region includes:
- the LOC113349520 gene encoding transmembrane 9 superfamily member 7-like, protein MGSCSSWIATLLSFLLIISSAHSFYLPGVAPRDFTRGDALQVKVNKLSSTKTQLPYDYYFLKYCKPTKIMNSAENLGEVLRGDRIENSIYTFNMREELTCKVACRMKLDAEAAKNFKEKIDDEYRVNMILDNLPVAVLRQRRDGTQATSYEHGFRVGFKGNYAGSKDEKYFINNHLSFKVMYHMDPETDMARIVGFEVTPNSINHEYKVWDEKNPQLVTCNPTTKVMLQGSTVPQEVDKDKEVVFTYDVSFQASDIKWASRWDTYLLMNDDQIHWFSIINSLMIVLFLSGMVAMIMMRTLYRDIANYNQLETQDEAQEETGWKLVHGDVFRAPINSGLLCVYVGTGVQIFGMTLVTMIFALLGFLSPSNRGGLMTAMVLLWVFMGIFGGFCSARLYKMFKGTEWKKNTLKTAFMFPAILFSIFFVLNALIWGEQSSGAVPFGTMFALVFLWFGISVPLVFVGSYLGFKKPAIEDPVKTNKIPRQIPEQAWYMKPVFSVLIGGILPFGAVFIELFFILTSIWLNQFYYIFGFLFIVFVILLITCAEITIVLCYFQLCSEDYYWWWRAYLTSGSSAVYLFLYSVFYFFTKLEITKLVSAFLYFGYMLIVSYAFFVLTGTIGFYACFWFVRKIYSSVKID, encoded by the exons ATGGGTAGCTGCTCCAGTTGGATCGCAACCCTACTATCATTCCTTCTCATCATCAGTTCTGCTCATTCTTTTTACCTTCCTGGTGTTGCTCCTCGTGACTTTACAAGG GGCGATGCACTTCAAGTAAAAGTAAACAAGCTTTCATCTACAAAGACCCAACTTCCCTATGACTACTATTTTCTCAAATACTGTAAGCCAACAAAAATTATGAACAGTGCTGAGAATTTAGGAGAAGTTCTTCGAGGTGATCGGATTGAGAACTCCATTTACACA TTTAACATGAGGGAAGAACTTACTTGCAAAGTTGCATGCCGTATGAAGCTTGATGCTGAAGCTGCAAAGAATTTTAAAGAGAAAATCGATGATGAGTACCGAGTAAACAT GATTTTGGATAACCTTCCAGTTGCAGTCCTTAGGCAAAGGAGGGATGGAACACAGGCCACCAGTTATGAACATGGTTTCCGGGTTGGTTTTAAAGGAAACTACGCTGGG AGCAAAGATGAGAAATATTTCATCAATAACCACCTTAGCTTCAAAGTCATGTATCACATGGATCCTGAGACTGATATGGCCCGCATCGTTGGTTTTGAGGTTACTCCAAACAG CATCAATCATGAATACAAGGTTTGGGACGAGAAGAACCCTCAATTAGTTACATGCAATCCAACCACCAAAGTCATGCTTCAAGGTAGTACAGTTCCACAGGAGGTTGATAAAGATAAGGAGGTCGTATTCACATATGACGTCTCTTTTCAG GCTAGTGATATCAAATGGGCTTCACGATGGGATACATACCTCCTCATGAATGATGATCAGATCCACTGGTTCTCCATTATCAACTCACTGATGATTGTGCTCTTCCTTTCTGGTATGGTTgctatgattatgatgaggactCTATACAGAGATATTGCCAACTACAATCAGTTGGAGACCCAAGATGAGGCCCAGGAAGAAACTGGATGGAAACTTGTGCATGGTGATGTTTTCAGGGCACCTATTAATTCTGGCCTACTCTGTGTGTACGTTGGAACCGGGGTTCAGATTTTTGGAATGACACTTGTGACGATGATATTTGCGCTACTAGGATTTCTTTCCCCATCCAACCGAGGAGGCTTGATGACTGCCATGGTTCTCCTATGGGTCTTCATGGGTATCTTTGGAGGTTTCTGTTCAGCCCGTTTATATAAAATGTTCAAAGGCACAGAATGGAAAAAGAACACTTTGAAAACAGCATTCATGTTCCCTGCGAtacttttctccatcttctttgtTCTGAATGCACTTATCTGGGGAGAGCAATCGTCAGGCGCAGTTCCATTCGGTACCATGTTTGCCCTGGTTTTCTTATGGTTCGGCATATCTGTTCCATTAGTATTTGTTGGTAGTTACTTGGGATTCAAAAAGCCAGCAATCGAGGACCCTGTCAAGACAAACAAGATTCCAAGACAAATACCTGAACAGGCTTGGTACATGAAGCCAGTTTTTTCAGTTCTTATTGGAGGAATACTTCCATTTGGTGCAGTCTTCATTGAACTTTTCTTCATCTTGACATCAATATGGCTCAACCAATTCTACTACATCTTCGGTTTCCTGTTCATCGTCTTTGTTATCCTTCTCATCACTTGCGCAGAGATAACCATCGTGCTCTGTTACTTCCAGCTCTGCAGTGAAGATTACTATTGGTGGTGGAGGGCTTATTTGACATCTGGTTCATCCGCAGTGTACCTCTTCCTCTACTCAGTCTTCTACTTCTTTACCAAGCTGGAAATAACCAAATTGGTGTCTGCCTTCTTATATTTCGGGTACATGTTGATTGTTTCCTATGCATTCTTCGTCTTGACTGGAACAATAGGATTCTACGCATGTTTCTGGTTTGTCAGGAAGATCTACTCCTCTGTTAAGATTGACTGA